gctggcgggccggggagcggcacccagttgtccctccgcccccggtcctgcgtttcccgcctgcgacgtgttgccttcgcgcgcctcctcccacgcggctctggtggggcagaggcgatgccaatggtacgcgtccgggcaaaaacggcatcgcggcggacgttcgtccctctctctcgtatctgtccgctcgtgacgtcctcctcctgtcgcagctggttccgggcgttccctggtgccaccgcggtctgttgtcctgcgcggtcccgcgccgccggcatagctcaccacggccaagtcactgtccgtgacctctgtgacggtgaccccccgcggccccgagcgagcacggggagctctcgcgcccctgagtgccgtcctccactgcgacatgtcacgttcgatcacgcgggcgagggccacgaactcctccgtgtcacgaccagcagccgtcctcatgaaggggcgaaactctggcagcaattgttcgacaatggttggcaacgccgcactcacgtccccacttgtccccaatcggcggaacatgcgtaacttctcgtaaatgaactgctctgcactctcgtcctcctcctggtttcggcaataaaatgtccgcaaacacattgcccgcgcctgatcgttatcaaacctagttttgacttggcgtacaaaatgtccccactcggtatcaaaactcccggccattgaccaccagtttctTGCCTCACCGCGGAgatgtcccgccactcgcggcgtccactccgcccgtcgcacttcgtacaattttaggaggtgttcacactcccgcaaaaactcccgcgggtcctcgttgtctctccccgcaaactctggcaactcaaactgcgcgctcacgtaccgcactaccggcccatctgcgtccgcgtgcctgtccccctgttcccgattactgtcctcaactgtgctgtccgtgctgttcgcgccctcggccgcgccgccggacccgcacacctcgttttttacgtccattttcgcggagtctccctccttaCACAAGtctgtttcgaaactgattagatcgtatctttcttgtcccgcctgtttccacgccatcctgtcctcctgtgctactgatccgcggatcgtgaacacaatctcccccagtaatacaatacgatcctccccagcgcgttatcttcagtccgggataccgctgcaccgccgtcttgtatttctgtcccccacgacgcgctatctctcgccgaaacgtctcgtgttcgcgctgttcccgcgctgcgttatctcccgccggcgcgccggcgcgacgtctcgaattcgagccgctcccacgccgcgcagccgcacctgcttccgttctgtcctgcacctgcgcgcttgcgtgcgcttgcgtgcgcttgcgtatgcttacggccacactagttgggcgccaaatgacgtccctcggcttcaggtccccgttttcccgttgaaataaatgtcctgttatgcccgtactgccctcgtcggagaggtgtgggtccaggccaacgtggccgggaccgggaaaggcgggacctggagggagagtgaagtgattgcgaggaatgttggtaggttgtcgcaagcagaacacggcattaacgaatttcacgagccgtcttttattaacgcttataaagtcctgccgcagcctggcggaaccgtcgcggaacaagtgccctaccacggcgacacggactccctgatgacggggcggttctcaaatacgtttcggcgcgaatcgtaaagtttattaatgctaggctgacccagtgagagagggcccgaagacggagcgctgtacatacgcggcccgttacgtaatgttccgtggacggcgaaaagttcagagactcgtagcaccgcgttcgcgttgtagaaactgcccgctagacacgtctcccgatgactcgtaagttaacaatgctaagctgattcgcggtggcagctcagctgccgtgaccgactgcggactgagcgaacgttcaatcccgagcgcaacgtgcgcggctcgcggagcaacgaacacgtctgtctccgctcgagaccaggacgcgactgcctctccccgctcgcccgcgggccggcgcccgcgggtggcggggagggaggggaaaatcggccggcgtgggagagagctccgtcccgcggcgcgccaggctgcaattacatactacggcgaaacacttcagaaaaagttattgaattatttacaaagacatacacgagacattaattacacagcgaacttgcacaatgaataataaataaaataagttaattacacacattcaaatcccttaatcgtttacaaatatatacacactgaaataaaagataaagtcacatagaaaaaacactcgttggcatgctagggcgcacgcgggtgcgtccctggccgtcgcacacactggggttcactgggggggaaaacaggccccctcaggcccgcgtcggtggccaggtacggcctctgtatctgggagggtacgacgactgtcgtcaaagtctttcagtattcgccagtgatgtgtaaatatctaacctaggtaacaagcaaactcatgtgttctcatgttgttcattttgcaaataaacttataatacgaaacttggacacaaaatttaacattaaaagttttaaaatcatttagagGGTGATAAGTAAACTGATGAATAAAATAGTAGgttttcaaacaattaaatttctggatgcgaatctcACACATACTTTTTGTGCCCACTGCTAGAAATTTCTGCCTGAATAGTAAacattgcttgccaccatcaaatgcAGATAGCGATTAGCAGCACAAAACaatcagaaattttaaactataaaaacggCTCCAATATTCTTTAACAGTGACAAGATTTTAACCTTTGAGATTACCAAGTGTTTGATTACCTACCAAGTGTTTGCTCTACCGCTGTCCTAGTACATAAGCCTCTTGGCAATTTAAAAGGAGAATATGTAtcataatcattgtaatgccagttttcttaggtatttaatAACCTgctattactttttactatgactattttagtttaccaaatatattccagggtagtttcactattacctataaagtttcatttggcacaccaatacatttggtacgtCCGCTAATGTTAACGAAAATcttctaccaaatgctgtatacttaCAGAGAGTTAGGATATTTACATATCAATAAAAGGTACCACTAGCAACAGAAGAACAATTAGGattaattctgaaatttttaaataaaacctttCATGCTTATTAGTACTGTCAAAAAGACAACACCACATAATGTATACTGTAAAAACAACCACAATTTCTCCATAAGATTATTAAGTAAATAGGTAATATAACTAATggatagtgtttcattaaatgtTCTGTAGCACAGTGACAATGTAATGATAAATTCAACTGATAgggtttaaattaaaacaattatttatcttAATGGTACCTTTTTGAATGTGTCtttagaaaaaaacttatttgtagCTGGTTATGTACTGACAAGACAGTTCGgctaaaaattaaaagaaagtaGACATGTGAGAATAGTTTTGGTTTAAACAATAGGTATTATCAAGAAACTTTGACAGTTAATATAAGGATGATTGTGTTTAGAAATTTTAAGTTACTTAACTTAAAAGGTAAAGTACATGTTGCCAAACAAATTGTTAGTGTATTGCAATCCAAAAACAATATAAACAACGTGATTCCAATTGGTTATGATATTGGTccaaaaaactaaattatattaaTGCTCCACCAGCAGATTGTTTTATAAACCAAAATAATACTCTCCTGTGTAATGCATCTTATGctaaactaaacaataaattcaTTAGTAGACAGAGTATTTGTGGCAAACTCGCAATTATGCATCAAAATATacatagtattaaaaataaaaaagacttATTTTATGAAGCAATAAAGTCATGTAATCAGGGAAATAAGATaaatttacatgttttatgtTTATCTGAACATTATTGCAAATCTTATGAAATAGAACAGATTGTAATCCCTGGATATAAACTTGCAAGTTTTTATAGTAGAAATGAGACTACTGGTGGAGGTGTATGTATATACATTCAACAAGATGTCAAATTTGAATTAGttaaatttgatataaataaattatgtattgaaAAGGATTTTGATACAATGGCTTCTATAGTTTTGCAGGATAGAAAGGTCTATATAATTGTCACTTATAGATCTCCTTCtggcaattttttaatatttttaaatggtttagaaTCTGTATTAAGCAAATTAATCAAGATCAAAAGTAAAAATTCTGACATAATTTTATGTGgtgattttaatgtaaattttatgttagacAGTGTTAACAAACATAGATTATGCTCATTGCTTTTAGTATATAACTTAATAcctaccgtaaaacggggtgaatagaaacaaatTTGAACTTtggattaaaaatttacttattttttgttagttgaaaacaaaaaaataatatacaaaactcAGGTCTATAGTGCCCCTATCACTGTATGAtattattagtaaatatttttgtttcaataaaattaaaaaaaataataacatggtgTTTCTAATCACCCCACAGAaaggggtgaatagaaacaataGTTATAAACCATGGTTGTTTCTTTTTAAACCAAagtggggtgaatagaaacaattaaatatatatttttctattagGAAATAAGTAGATAAAATGTTATTTCACAATATAATGGTTTATTACTGTAAAAAgtgagaaaaattaacaaaaatggtGTTGTCACATATGTACAAACAGAACAAAACAAAACTCTCTACCATGACCAATGGGCTGAAGCATTAATAAACTGTTAAATCAGTCAGGTCATCCTCAAAACATAGCATGTCTTTAAAACGAGCACCTGAATTGAGAACTGGTGACGACAGTTTTCGGAAAACATCGTTTTTCGAAACAAAAGATTCTTCTTCAGTCATTGTGAACTTTTTGGTTTGTGGAACTCTTTTTAAAAATGTCCCAACAAAACCATTGTCCATAAGGTAACTAACTTTACAGACATAATATCTAAACgatgtttttgtttttccatatatttTGACCACCATGTAATCACCTTGGCTTATGGAGATACCAGTGTTTTCATCTTGATCAGAAGAATTTGAAGATATCAAAATTAGGTCATCATCGCTGTCCTGCACTGAGTAGGCACAATCATCCTCTGATGATGAATCAagaaattttctgtttttcttgGCATTTCTTTTCATTGGCTTGGCCTGTTTCGATGTACAAGGGCTTGGGTCACTGTGAAGTGAAGTATGGAGGGTTACATTCTCCCCATCCACTTCCTCAAAGTCATCAACGGTAACACTTCTGCCGGGCTGGACCTTTACTTTTGTCCTTTTTTTCTTTGGTTTAGGAGTCTGGTCTTGCCTAAGACTTTGAAGGAGTTCCTTAAAGATCTTGTCAACAGCATTAGTGGATTCTTCAAGGTTTATCATAGCCTGGTTTTGGTCTATTCCAGTACCTGGGAGCATTGACAACACATTATTGCGGTTTAAGGGCACGATCCCGCATTTCCTGAAacctgcaataacatttttttccttcaaggaGACACACAACTTTTTCAAAAGCAGAGGAAATTTATCCTTAGGAACTGTTGCCTCATTTCTTCCTGGGCCTTTCTTCCATTCCTCTAATATTTGGCGCCAAGTAGTTTTAAGAGGCCGAAAAAATGCCACGTCCAGCGGCTGTGTTAAGTGTGTTGAATTTGCTGGTAGAAATATAAATCTTATGTCATTATCTTGACACAGCTTAACCGATTCTAATGACAGATGCGAAGATAAATTGTCTCCAATGAGAAATTTCTTCCCGTCTAGCTTTTTCAAATATGGGATAGCAACTGTAAGGACCCAGTCCTCGAAGCAGAACGAATCGAACCAGCCAGATTTCGTCCGATTATATCTTGCATGTTTTGGCCCACCTTCAGTCCAGGTTTGATATAAATGCAAAGCCTTATACACAACATAAGGGGGTAGTATAGTGCCATCTGCAGCGGCAGCAAACATCACAGAAGTTGATGCCTTTGATGAGTTCATGatcctttcaggatatttagTTCCCCTCCGTGTGATTATCTTTCGTTTTCCTGGATCGTCCGTAAGGTTCGTCTCGTCATAATTTATTATGTTAGATGGTGGCACATTCTCTATTTCATTTGACAATTCATCAAAGTAACTGTTGATGGTTTCTGGTGTTACACCGGCTCTGGAGCGTTTAATGTTTTGGCACATTCGCACTGCCAATTGATCTTTGTGTCGTCTTATAAATGATACCACAAAATCACGACCGGGAAGATTATTCTTAAATCTTTTTACTTCCTTCCCCCTACTATCCAGAAAGTCCTTTACTAGTAGTCTTAAGGTTGTAGAGTCGATAGGATAGCCCCATTCGCTGCATATTTTCAATCTATCTACAAACAAATTCTCTTCTTCAAAAGACAAGGCAGTTTGTCCACCCTGATGTTTAATGTCGGGGCCTCTTTTTACGTGTCTGTATAGTACACTATAATGAATCCCATGTTTTTCAGCTGCTTTCCGCAGGCTAATGCCAGATTCAATGTCAGAGAGGGCATTTTTTATATGATCAGGGCTGTGTTTTTTGTAACCGCCTCCGACAATGGGTTTGTACTTCCGTGGCATATTTAAACAGCAACTCtgaaacaagaaatatattatttaggaTGGTATATAATAACTAGAGAATGGATAATAGGTGTTTATATAGTATTAATATGGcctactagatttttttttttaattttgctgttgtggggtgaatagaaacaagaGAATTGTtatgtttctattcaccccacaAACTTtaaaaacctaacctgaaaattttgaaaattcttgGAGATTATTTCGTCaaaagtaaaacaataaccaaACCTTACTTTTTTATAATGATGTTATAGGTAGTATTTACAATGCCAATAAATATCGCATAAAGAATATATGTTTACTTACCAGAGAAGTTCAAAGTAGGTCGGAAAACATCTTTAAAACTTTCAAGAGACACACTAGGGTAAACATCAACCTACAGTGCTGCCACACAATCAAACCATAATTTTCTTGTTAGTCTAAAGTGTTGCCAACACAAAAGCAATAATAGTtcaattaaaattcaatataaatgtataatattCAAAGCAATACCATGATTATGAAGttttgtttctattcaccccactgtttctattcaccccattCTACGGTACTGTTGATTTTCCTACCAGAATTCAAGGCCTCACAGCAACTGTaatagataatatttttgttgaggctcataatgttaaaaattgttttactataCCTTATATTAATGCCTTGTCTGATCATGATGCCCAACTATTATTTTTTAGTAATCCTCAGTTTGTTATTAGTTTTGAAAAACCTTTTAAAAGTACAAGGATTAGAACTATCAATAATACAACAATTTCATTTTTCAGAGCTAAATTACTTTTGGAAAATTGGTATGATGTTTATACATCAAATGATgttaatttacaatataataaattcCACTCAactttttgtaaattgtttgaagAAGCCTTTCCAAAAAAAGTTGTTAGAGTTAATAACTCCTCTCAAAATAAATGGATAACTACTGGTATTAGAAATTCGTGCAATAGGAAAAAGGAACTCTATATTCTGGCTAAAAATGCAACTGATACCAGTATTAAGACATACTATAAAAGATATTGtataattttgaataaagtaattaaaaaggtCAAACAGCTTTATTTTGACAGACTTATCAGTAATTCAACTAATAAAGTACTAACTTCGTGGAAATTAATTAGAGCGGAAATGAACCGTGTACAAAATAATTCCACTTCGGTGAAACTAACTGTGAATGACAGAACTGTTCAGGAACCAATTCATgttgctaatatttttaattcatactttcTTAACGTtgcaaaaaaacttaataataaacctaAAATAGGCATCCAGCCAAATATAATTCCTCATCACGTTATCAACAAAACAAATAATGAGTTTTTCATAACACCTACTAACATAATAGAGATCTGTAAAATTGTAAAAGCTTTTAAACCTAAAGCATCCTCAGGAATTGATgaaatttccataaaattattaaagCAATGCATTGACATACTTAGTGAACCTCTTACTTTTATCTTTAACTCTTCCATGACATCAGGTATATTTCCTGATAGATTAAAATTTTCTGTGGTGACACCTCTTTATAAAAAAGGTAATAAAGATGAAGTATCTAATTATAGACCTATTAGCCTAATCTCATATTTTGCAAAAATACtggaaaaattaatgaataatagaTTAACAgattatcttgaaaaaaataatattttatctaagTCTCAATATGGATTTAGAAGTGGGAAATCTGTTAATGaagcttttttcaaattttcctccACTATTCTTGAAGCACTAGATAATAAAGAGAATGTGGCAGGTATTTTTTGTGACTTAGCTAAAGCTTTTGATTGTgttgaccacaaaattttgctaaataaacttcaattttatgGTATTAGAAATACTGCGCTCCACTGGTTTACATCTTATTTGTCAAATAGGTATCAACTAGTAAAAATTTCTGATAATAGACATAGTACAGTTCACTCAAATAAAGGGTTAATTAATCTTGGTGTGCCTCAGGGGTCGATCCTGGgaccattattatttttgatttatataaatgatcttccttcttttataactgatcagtctgaagtaattttatttgcagatgACACTAGCATATTGTgtcataacattaaaaatcaagaattaattcaaacattaaatagtgtatgtgataaattaaatcaatggtttaatgctaataatcttactctaaatattgataaaacaagtatcttaaaatttcacttacaTAAACAGTCTAACCCTGTAGTTCAATTGAATTATAGTGATACTAAAATTACAGAAGCaaatagtgttaaatttttaggcTTGCATGTAAACAATACCTTGTGTG
This DNA window, taken from Bacillus rossius redtenbacheri isolate Brsri chromosome 3, Brsri_v3, whole genome shotgun sequence, encodes the following:
- the LOC134530328 gene encoding uncharacterized protein LOC134530328; translation: MPRKYKPIVGGGYKKHSPDHIKNALSDIESGISLRKAAEKHGIHYSVLYRHVKRGPDIKHQGGQTALSFEEENLFVDRLKICSEWGYPIDSTTLRLLVKDFLDSRGKEVKRFKNNLPGRDFVVSFIRRHKDQLAVRMCQNIKRSRAGVTPETINSYFDELSNEIENVPPSNIINYDETNLTDDPGKRKIITRRGTKYPERIMNSSKASTSVMFAAAADGTILPPYVVYKALHLYQTWTEGGPKHARYNRTKSGWFDSFCFEDWVLTVAIPYLKKLDGKKFLIGDNLSSHLSLESVKLCQDNDIRFIFLPANSTHLTQPLDVAFFRPLKTTWRQILEEWKKGPGRNEATVPKDKFPLLLKKLCVSLKEKNVIAGFRKCGIVPLNRNNVLSMLPGTGIDQNQAMINLEESTNAVDKIFKELLQSLRQDQTPKPKKKRTKVKVQPGRSVTVDDFEEVDGENVTLHTSLHSDPSPCTSKQAKPMKRNAKKNRKFLDSSSEDDCAYSVQDSDDDLILISSNSSDQDENTGISISQGDYMVVKIYGKTKTSFRYYVCKVSYLMDNGFVGTFLKRVPQTKKFTMTEEESFVSKNDVFRKLSSPVLNSGARFKDMLCFEDDLTDLTVY